A DNA window from Paenibacillus sp. HWE-109 contains the following coding sequences:
- a CDS encoding ABC transporter substrate-binding protein, producing the protein MRNVMRLAIVCCILVLAGCGITQTNGGKEPSKQQVIVNPNGQKVTVPINPKRIADLSGSTEELLLLGIKPIASANADYGDRKVFSPTIKDLLGKDTVNLGWYGEAISVEAVMSVEPDLIILGSLFNQEMYDQLSKIAPTVIVPYPYYEWRNRLDFLAKLLGEVEKKDKWLETYESKVAAWKKKLEPILQGETLAVIETYPKNLVVYSSTGTAELVYMDLGIKKATGIPEPEAWGGIQIALEGLSTINPDHLILMENSENKMSDSQVWTNMKAVQKKNIYKITNVDNYNYSYTALGRMVLLDKLGQLILDKHKQS; encoded by the coding sequence ATGAGAAACGTAATGAGATTGGCCATTGTATGTTGCATTCTGGTGTTGGCGGGATGCGGGATTACACAGACAAACGGAGGAAAGGAACCTTCCAAACAACAGGTAATTGTTAATCCGAACGGGCAGAAGGTCACGGTTCCGATAAATCCAAAGCGTATCGCCGATCTTTCGGGATCAACCGAGGAACTTTTGCTGCTCGGGATTAAACCCATTGCCTCAGCGAATGCGGATTATGGAGACCGGAAGGTATTTTCCCCTACAATTAAGGATCTTTTGGGGAAGGATACAGTTAATCTCGGATGGTATGGGGAAGCAATCAGTGTAGAGGCCGTGATGTCAGTTGAACCGGATTTAATTATTCTCGGCAGCTTGTTCAATCAGGAAATGTACGATCAGTTATCGAAAATCGCGCCTACCGTAATTGTCCCGTACCCTTATTATGAGTGGAGAAACCGATTGGATTTCCTAGCCAAGCTTCTTGGAGAAGTAGAAAAGAAAGACAAGTGGTTAGAAACCTACGAAAGCAAGGTCGCAGCATGGAAGAAGAAGTTGGAACCAATTCTTCAAGGTGAGACATTAGCCGTCATTGAAACTTATCCCAAAAATCTAGTCGTCTATTCTTCCACAGGAACGGCTGAGCTTGTTTACATGGATCTGGGCATCAAGAAGGCGACGGGAATTCCAGAACCAGAAGCTTGGGGAGGCATTCAAATCGCTCTGGAAGGATTATCTACGATCAACCCAGACCATTTGATTCTGATGGAGAACAGCGAGAACAAAATGAGTGACAGTCAGGTATGGACCAATATGAAGGCCGTACAGAAGAAGAACATCTACAAGATCACGAATGTTGATAACTATAATTATTCTTATACAGCGTTGGGTCGCATGGTTCTATTGGATAAGCTTGGACAGCTAATTCTGGATAAACATAAACAAAGCTAG
- a CDS encoding LLM class flavin-dependent oxidoreductase, translating into MLKLGILDQSQIGEGRNAAETLVETTELAQEADQLGYTRYWVSEHHASQALAHSSPEVLIAHLAAKTKRIRLGSGGIMMPHYSAYKVAENFRLLEALHPGRIDVGLGRAPGGMPISTRALQEGKYTGVDQYPQQVADLTGYLHDALPGNHRFAGLHASPVINTAPDIWLLGSSYDSARIAADQGAAFGFAQFFGNADCEQALRIYREHFKPSILNAQAHSLAAILVICADTEEEAKRLATSTDLFFLSLGRGALLPSFPSVETAMNYPYTESDLQLIRGRQHKRVVGTPEQVKAEILKLNEAYQADEIMVVSPIHDVAARVHSYRLLAKAFELQG; encoded by the coding sequence ATGTTGAAATTGGGGATTTTGGACCAATCACAAATAGGCGAAGGCCGTAATGCCGCAGAAACATTAGTTGAAACGACAGAACTGGCGCAAGAAGCAGATCAACTTGGTTATACACGTTATTGGGTATCCGAGCATCATGCCTCTCAAGCGCTGGCTCATTCCAGTCCAGAAGTGCTAATTGCTCATCTGGCGGCCAAAACGAAGCGGATTCGCTTAGGCTCCGGCGGTATTATGATGCCGCATTACAGTGCTTATAAAGTTGCAGAAAATTTCCGTTTGTTGGAGGCTCTTCATCCTGGACGAATCGATGTAGGTCTGGGGCGTGCGCCAGGCGGGATGCCGATTTCTACACGCGCTCTGCAAGAGGGCAAGTATACAGGCGTTGATCAGTACCCGCAGCAGGTGGCGGATTTGACGGGCTATCTCCATGATGCGCTGCCGGGGAATCACCGATTCGCCGGGCTTCATGCGTCGCCTGTCATCAACACAGCACCAGACATCTGGCTGCTAGGTTCCTCGTATGACAGTGCCCGAATTGCCGCGGATCAAGGTGCTGCTTTTGGTTTTGCGCAATTTTTCGGCAATGCAGATTGCGAACAAGCTTTGCGCATTTATCGGGAGCACTTTAAGCCATCGATCTTGAATGCACAAGCCCATTCTCTGGCGGCCATTCTGGTTATTTGCGCAGATACGGAAGAAGAGGCCAAGCGTTTGGCGACGAGCACGGACCTATTCTTTCTCTCGCTGGGCCGCGGCGCGCTGCTGCCATCTTTCCCTTCTGTAGAGACGGCGATGAACTATCCGTACACGGAATCAGATCTGCAACTGATCCGCGGCCGTCAGCACAAACGGGTTGTCGGAACGCCGGAGCAAGTGAAGGCGGAAATTCTCAAATTGAATGAAGCGTACCAAGCGGATGAAATTATGGTCGTTTCGCCGATACATGACGTGGCGGCACGTGTTCATTCTTATCGCTTACTGGCGAAAGCTTTCGAACTGCAAGGATAA
- a CDS encoding helix-turn-helix domain-containing protein, protein MENGERWCQIDNKIDSNCSLTLELNHMYKSSWFDQIVKLPEQMGQGYWQRVQPNSFLELVICDVSFHDNMKMSSKEGGNSLNLGFCLGESIHWSVAGQPGEFGLESGGVSVYGDNEASNNCQYERDRRFQGLTIKFNHTESNGALQHLPLHKLSAVLAANCGLYYNTQSTPALKRVVHEITHCQYHGDIKRIYLEGKVMELVAIYLSESLMEKNLSSTSTSGLSRTDIASLQRAKDIVDANLISPPSLAALAQRVCLNEFKLKKGFKLLFGLPVYAYVIDQRLERAFGLLRESHMTITEAAYAVGFGKAGHFSEHFKKKFGVNPSDYFRHLKR, encoded by the coding sequence ATGGAGAATGGTGAGAGATGGTGTCAAATTGACAATAAGATTGATAGCAATTGTTCGCTAACGCTGGAATTGAATCATATGTATAAATCCTCTTGGTTTGATCAAATTGTCAAGCTGCCTGAACAGATGGGGCAAGGATATTGGCAGCGAGTGCAACCCAATTCATTTTTGGAATTGGTTATTTGTGATGTTTCCTTTCATGACAATATGAAAATGAGCAGCAAGGAAGGGGGAAACAGCTTAAACCTTGGATTTTGTCTAGGGGAGAGCATACATTGGAGCGTTGCTGGGCAGCCAGGGGAGTTTGGGCTGGAATCTGGCGGGGTATCGGTATATGGGGATAATGAAGCAAGCAATAATTGTCAGTATGAGCGAGACAGACGGTTTCAAGGATTGACGATTAAATTCAATCATACGGAGTCGAATGGCGCGCTGCAGCATCTTCCCCTGCACAAGCTGTCTGCGGTGTTAGCGGCTAATTGCGGACTGTATTATAACACGCAATCGACACCCGCTCTGAAGCGGGTTGTTCATGAGATCACGCATTGTCAGTACCACGGGGATATCAAACGTATTTATTTGGAAGGAAAAGTTATGGAGTTAGTTGCTATTTATTTAAGCGAATCTTTGATGGAGAAAAATCTTAGCAGCACGTCCACCTCAGGATTATCCCGAACAGATATAGCAAGCCTGCAACGTGCCAAAGACATCGTCGATGCCAATTTGATTTCTCCTCCTAGTCTGGCGGCGCTTGCCCAACGTGTTTGCCTTAACGAATTTAAGCTCAAGAAAGGGTTTAAGCTGTTATTTGGCCTGCCCGTTTATGCTTATGTAATCGATCAACGACTGGAAAGAGCTTTTGGATTGTTAAGAGAAAGCCACATGACGATTACGGAGGCAGCTTACGCCGTCGGTTTCGGTAAAGCGGGCCATTTTTCGGAACATTTCAAAAAGAAATTCGGTGTCAATCCTTCTGATTATTTCCGACATCTGAAGCGCTAA
- a CDS encoding transporter substrate-binding domain-containing protein, whose translation MKKLTILSSLILTAAFAAGCGAQTKTANTAPSAAAATAAAGTSAPSTQATAAAAAPKAVKKIVVGTGTQFPNICFIDDKGNLTGYDVELVKEIDKRLPEYEFELKTMEFKNLLLSLETNKIDFIAHQMEVNDERKQKFLFNDEAYNIFPNKIIVHKDNNAVKSIDDLKGKKLLVTATSNAAVLAEKYNKEHNTGINIVYTAAGEDAKTLIKQGRADASISTQFAIDFVNKSVDAQLKTVGEPLSNSKVYFILRKDGDELKKKIDEAVKAIKADGTLSKLSTQWLGADYTVGN comes from the coding sequence ATGAAAAAATTAACTATTCTTTCTTCCCTTATCCTTACCGCTGCTTTCGCTGCAGGCTGCGGTGCTCAAACGAAGACCGCCAACACGGCACCGTCAGCGGCGGCAGCCACGGCGGCTGCTGGAACGTCAGCGCCATCCACGCAAGCAACCGCTGCAGCAGCGGCGCCAAAAGCGGTGAAAAAGATTGTGGTGGGCACAGGAACACAGTTCCCCAATATTTGCTTTATTGATGATAAAGGCAATCTGACTGGTTATGATGTGGAGCTTGTCAAAGAAATTGACAAGCGGTTGCCCGAGTATGAATTTGAATTGAAAACGATGGAATTCAAAAATCTGCTGCTTAGTCTGGAGACGAATAAAATTGATTTCATTGCGCACCAAATGGAAGTGAACGACGAGCGCAAGCAGAAGTTCCTTTTCAACGATGAGGCCTACAATATTTTTCCGAATAAAATTATCGTTCACAAAGACAATAACGCGGTGAAATCAATTGATGATCTCAAAGGCAAAAAGCTGCTGGTCACCGCCACAAGCAATGCCGCTGTGTTGGCTGAAAAGTATAACAAGGAGCATAACACAGGCATTAACATCGTGTACACGGCAGCTGGTGAAGATGCGAAGACACTGATCAAGCAGGGGAGGGCCGATGCTTCGATCAGCACGCAATTTGCCATCGACTTCGTGAATAAATCCGTAGATGCCCAGTTAAAAACAGTTGGAGAGCCTTTATCCAACTCCAAAGTGTACTTTATTCTGCGCAAAGATGGCGATGAATTGAAGAAGAAAATCGATGAGGCCGTGAAAGCGATCAAAGCCGATGGGACATTAAGCAAACTGAGTACGCAGTGGCTGGGAGCCGACTACACTGTGGGGAATTAG
- a CDS encoding amino acid ABC transporter ATP-binding protein, with protein sequence MIQLTNIHKAFGKNKVLNGIHLTVEKGDVVAILGPSGSGKTTLLRCVNFLERPNEGEISIGDFKISGKHPSKQDILQLRKKTAMVFQHYNLFKHKTVLENVMEGLVIAQKQPKEEARRTSLEVLNKVGLSDKIDAYPSQLSGGQQQRVGIARALALNPEVILFDEPTSALDPELVGEVLSVIRKIADDGVTMIIVTHEVSFAREVSSHVVFMDGGVIVEQGEPEDVFVRPREERTRQFLKRVTPDWSYVI encoded by the coding sequence ATGATTCAGTTAACGAACATTCATAAGGCTTTTGGCAAAAATAAAGTGCTGAACGGTATTCATTTAACTGTTGAAAAAGGCGACGTTGTGGCGATCCTGGGGCCAAGCGGTTCCGGCAAAACAACGCTGCTGCGGTGCGTGAATTTCCTTGAGCGTCCAAATGAAGGCGAAATTTCGATTGGTGATTTTAAAATTAGCGGCAAACATCCAAGCAAGCAGGATATCCTCCAACTGCGGAAGAAAACCGCGATGGTGTTTCAGCATTATAATCTGTTTAAACATAAAACCGTCCTGGAAAATGTGATGGAAGGTCTTGTTATTGCTCAAAAACAGCCCAAAGAAGAAGCAAGGCGCACAAGTCTTGAGGTGCTGAACAAAGTCGGGCTCTCTGACAAAATTGATGCCTATCCGAGTCAGCTTTCTGGCGGCCAACAACAGCGTGTAGGCATTGCCCGCGCACTGGCGCTTAATCCAGAAGTCATTCTATTCGATGAACCGACCTCAGCACTGGATCCGGAATTGGTAGGCGAGGTGCTGTCGGTGATCCGCAAGATCGCGGATGATGGCGTCACGATGATTATTGTGACCCACGAAGTTAGCTTCGCGAGGGAAGTATCGAGCCATGTTGTGTTTATGGATGGCGGCGTGATCGTAGAGCAGGGAGAACCTGAGGATGTTTTTGTTAGACCTAGAGAGGAGAGAACGAGGCAGTTCTTGAAGCGTGTAACACCGGATTGGAGTTATGTGATATAA
- a CDS encoding amino acid ABC transporter permease has translation MGKSFDITLVADFLPKLLYYLPLTLLILAASLALGLILGTLIAITRLYRIPVLNEISIVYVSFIRGTPILIQLFLVFYGLPMLLEIVHINISRWDPIYFVIITYGLSIAAFKSENIRAAVNAVDRGQTEAAYAVGMTGTQSFARIIAPQALLIAFPNFANSVIGFLKDTSLAFSIGVMDMMGRGQTLIAATAHTLEVYISLTIIYYVTVLVFEKVFRVTEFRLQRHERPLTG, from the coding sequence ATGGGAAAATCATTCGATATCACCCTAGTCGCGGATTTCCTGCCTAAGCTGTTGTATTATTTGCCCTTGACCTTGCTTATTTTAGCAGCTTCCCTTGCTTTGGGGCTTATTCTAGGAACACTTATAGCCATTACGCGTTTGTATCGAATTCCGGTGTTAAATGAAATCTCCATCGTGTATGTTTCCTTCATTCGGGGAACGCCGATTCTGATTCAATTGTTTCTTGTGTTTTACGGCTTGCCGATGCTGCTGGAAATTGTCCATATCAATATTTCCAGGTGGGACCCGATCTACTTCGTCATTATTACCTACGGGTTAAGCATTGCAGCGTTTAAATCGGAAAATATCCGGGCGGCGGTCAACGCCGTCGATCGGGGGCAGACGGAAGCCGCTTATGCGGTTGGCATGACGGGGACGCAGTCTTTTGCCCGGATCATAGCGCCCCAAGCGCTGTTGATTGCTTTTCCCAACTTTGCCAATTCTGTCATTGGCTTTCTGAAAGACACCTCGTTGGCTTTTTCCATCGGAGTCATGGATATGATGGGGCGCGGTCAAACCTTGATTGCGGCTACCGCTCATACGTTGGAAGTGTATATCAGCTTGACGATTATTTATTACGTGACCGTACTTGTGTTTGAGAAAGTGTTCCGGGTGACGGAATTCAGACTGCAAAGGCATGAACGTCCGCTAACGGGGTGA
- a CDS encoding GNAT family N-acetyltransferase, whose protein sequence is MSEVYRLATIDDAEEQFQVIHHAYASIRELGITFLAANADIDLIRDNLLNNTSYVLEIDGAIAATLSLKNLPELTELPFLYWFAVSPAYKNQGIGNRLLAYVEEVIVRDTLLADGVVLATSQKHPWLLTMYQRKGYEAFFQRPLGDSDTLIYLKKKLLKQASLAQ, encoded by the coding sequence ATGAGCGAGGTGTATCGTTTAGCAACGATTGACGATGCAGAAGAACAATTTCAAGTTATTCATCATGCGTATGCGTCTATCCGCGAGCTGGGCATTACGTTTCTTGCTGCGAATGCGGATATTGACCTCATTAGGGATAATTTGCTGAATAATACCAGCTATGTATTAGAGATTGATGGTGCTATTGCCGCTACACTTTCCTTAAAAAATTTGCCCGAACTGACTGAGCTGCCCTTCTTATATTGGTTTGCAGTTTCACCAGCTTACAAGAATCAAGGTATTGGCAACCGGCTGCTCGCGTATGTGGAGGAAGTGATTGTGCGCGATACACTGCTCGCAGACGGAGTCGTCCTTGCTACTTCCCAGAAACATCCGTGGCTGCTTACGATGTACCAAAGAAAGGGTTATGAAGCCTTCTTCCAAAGGCCGCTTGGGGATTCGGATACGTTAATCTATTTGAAGAAAAAGTTGTTAAAGCAGGCTAGTCTTGCCCAATAA
- a CDS encoding amino acid ABC transporter permease, translating to MKIDIVFIYTAFFEILKALPLTLVLTFIPLVIGFGIGLLTAFARIYKVKYIYRLLDFYVSFLRGTPILLHITVIYFGLPLVIDRLSAYYGWSFKSSSVPSLLIVLTAFSITAGAYMSEIIRSGILSVDRGQIEAAHSIGMSTPQALWRIVAPQAIGVILPNLCNIFVGFLHTSSLAFTVSQMELLGKASVVASVSLKFLEAYIAAAFIYWGLTLLAERLTAFLEKKVTVYNRGGVV from the coding sequence ATGAAAATTGATATTGTATTCATTTATACGGCTTTTTTTGAGATTCTCAAGGCGCTTCCGCTGACCCTTGTACTGACCTTCATTCCGCTTGTGATTGGCTTCGGTATTGGTTTATTAACCGCTTTCGCTCGCATATACAAAGTGAAATATATCTATAGGCTGCTGGATTTCTATGTTTCCTTTCTGCGGGGAACGCCGATCTTGCTGCACATCACGGTCATTTATTTCGGGCTGCCGCTCGTAATTGATCGATTGTCCGCTTATTACGGTTGGAGCTTCAAATCGTCCTCCGTGCCTTCCTTGCTGATTGTTCTGACGGCTTTCTCCATCACCGCCGGGGCGTATATGTCGGAAATCATTCGTTCTGGTATACTGTCGGTGGATCGCGGCCAGATTGAGGCGGCTCATTCCATTGGGATGTCGACGCCGCAGGCGCTTTGGCGTATTGTTGCGCCGCAAGCCATCGGGGTGATTTTACCGAATTTATGCAACATTTTTGTAGGCTTTCTGCATACGTCGTCGCTGGCCTTTACCGTATCTCAGATGGAACTTCTCGGCAAAGCAAGCGTTGTGGCGTCGGTCAGTTTAAAATTCTTGGAAGCCTATATTGCGGCAGCTTTTATTTATTGGGGTTTGACGCTGTTGGCTGAACGCTTGACGGCATTTTTGGAGAAAAAAGTCACCGTGTACAATCGAGGGGGTGTTGTATGA
- the solA gene encoding N-methyl-L-tryptophan oxidase, producing the protein MPTSYDVIIIGAGSMGMSAGYHLAKNNVKVLLIDKFDPPHTAGSHHGETRLIRHAYSGSGTYTAMALRADKLWTELEEDCGQQLLVRSGVLNMGAAESANLEVKRQAAVDFGIQVEQLAADEIRKRWPGVQPPDTYVGLYESKAGYLNSEACVRAYRQQALAAGARLLVNTQVTNIQVHTSGVTVHTLDGAYHADQLVLSAGAWFGTLEDIVKLPIRSVRKAVAWFQSDQALYDASVFPGFTFGADHGGFYGFPSINGSGVKIGRHDAGQVWKPGQLFAPFGAYPDDEQDLRRALEAFLPQAAGRVVRTAVCKYEMTPDEHFIIDRHPVHKHVLLAGGFSGHGFKFASVVGEMLKDLIQKGQTNYDISSFALSRFQSAESVQ; encoded by the coding sequence ATACCAACCTCATATGATGTCATTATCATTGGCGCAGGGTCCATGGGAATGAGTGCCGGATATCATTTGGCGAAAAATAATGTCAAAGTGCTGCTGATAGATAAATTTGATCCTCCGCACACCGCGGGCAGCCATCATGGGGAAACGCGGCTGATCCGTCATGCTTATTCAGGCAGTGGAACTTACACGGCAATGGCGCTTAGAGCGGATAAGCTGTGGACGGAACTGGAAGAAGACTGCGGACAGCAATTGTTGGTCCGCAGCGGTGTGCTCAATATGGGTGCCGCGGAATCCGCGAATTTGGAAGTCAAACGGCAGGCGGCAGTTGATTTCGGAATTCAGGTAGAGCAGCTGGCTGCGGATGAAATTCGCAAACGCTGGCCCGGAGTTCAGCCGCCTGACACTTATGTGGGCTTGTATGAATCGAAGGCAGGTTATCTGAACAGCGAGGCTTGTGTGCGTGCCTACCGTCAGCAAGCCTTAGCGGCAGGTGCGAGACTTCTGGTGAATACGCAAGTTACCAACATTCAGGTGCACACTAGCGGTGTTACCGTGCATACCTTGGATGGCGCTTATCACGCTGACCAGCTTGTTCTCTCTGCGGGAGCTTGGTTCGGAACATTGGAGGACATCGTTAAACTCCCCATTCGCTCTGTACGCAAAGCGGTAGCCTGGTTTCAATCGGATCAAGCGCTGTACGACGCCTCCGTCTTTCCAGGGTTTACTTTCGGGGCCGATCATGGCGGCTTCTACGGATTTCCGAGCATTAACGGCTCCGGCGTGAAAATCGGTCGGCATGATGCAGGCCAAGTGTGGAAGCCTGGGCAGTTGTTCGCGCCGTTTGGTGCGTATCCGGACGATGAACAGGATTTGCGCCGAGCGCTGGAAGCCTTTCTGCCGCAAGCAGCAGGGAGAGTGGTTCGCACGGCTGTATGCAAATATGAAATGACGCCAGATGAACACTTCATTATTGATCGTCATCCCGTACACAAGCATGTGCTGCTTGCGGGAGGTTTCTCTGGCCATGGCTTCAAATTTGCCAGTGTCGTCGGTGAAATGTTAAAGGATTTGATCCAGAAGGGTCAAACGAATTATGATATTTCCTCCTTTGCCTTATCCAGGTTTCAGAGTGCGGAAAGTGTCCAATAA
- a CDS encoding ABC transporter ATP-binding protein: MDSKVEMRSLLQIASEKKGLLIVASLFSVISSLLQIAPFVSVYIIVQELLQHAGDPAGADQALILYWGIFALVALIGALVALYIGGMCSHIAAFRILYELRVRLTEHIAKVPMGFHTSTATGELKKIIEVSVEKIEKFIAHQLPDIVSAVMIPILLIGYLFWMNWSLALVLLVPIGIGFWLQSKLFGSASGQQAYREFQHAVENMNATGVEYIRGMPVVKIFGIKADSFLTFKQAVVEYRNISLRITDLYKIPYGLFYVIVSSLFTFVVPVGILLSSGNAGSQSFAITFLLFIILTPSLSVPLLKLMFVGSGMREVVENNKRIEAVFAESIVMEPASPQIPTAYDITFKNVSFAYERTTSKNFKPILKDVHFMAKAGEMTALVGPSGGGKSTIASLLLRFWDVQEGEIAIGGVSLRDMGTEMLMDKVSFVFQDVHLFYDTIEANIRMGNTDASEEEVIAAAKTACCHEFITKLAQGYATKIGEGGTYLSGGEAQRIAIARALLKNAPILVLDEATAYADAENEKKIQRALVELVKGKTVIMIAHRLSTIRAAEQILVVKKGEIVERGTHDELRALSGLYEQMWQAHISSASWKLGVKESTLTDRKKEGSSHESLLY; this comes from the coding sequence ATGGATTCGAAAGTTGAAATGAGGAGCTTACTGCAAATTGCCAGTGAGAAAAAAGGGCTGCTGATCGTGGCAAGCTTGTTTTCAGTCATTTCCAGTTTGCTGCAAATCGCTCCTTTTGTCTCTGTGTACATCATCGTTCAAGAGCTTCTGCAGCATGCTGGAGATCCAGCGGGCGCTGATCAGGCACTTATTCTGTATTGGGGTATCTTTGCCTTGGTGGCTTTGATTGGCGCTTTGGTCGCACTGTATATCGGGGGCATGTGTTCACATATCGCAGCCTTCCGTATTCTTTATGAGCTGAGAGTGCGGCTTACGGAGCATATTGCTAAGGTGCCCATGGGTTTTCATACCTCAACAGCAACAGGCGAATTGAAGAAGATTATCGAGGTAAGCGTTGAGAAAATCGAGAAATTTATTGCCCATCAATTGCCCGATATCGTTAGCGCAGTTATGATTCCAATTCTGTTGATTGGCTATTTGTTCTGGATGAATTGGAGTTTGGCGCTTGTGCTGCTGGTCCCCATCGGCATTGGCTTCTGGCTGCAAAGCAAGTTATTCGGCAGCGCGAGCGGTCAGCAAGCTTACCGCGAGTTTCAGCATGCTGTAGAAAACATGAATGCGACAGGCGTGGAATATATTCGGGGCATGCCTGTGGTGAAAATATTCGGGATCAAAGCAGATTCCTTTCTAACGTTCAAGCAAGCGGTTGTCGAGTATCGAAACATTTCGTTGCGAATAACGGATTTATATAAGATACCGTATGGTCTATTTTATGTGATTGTCAGTTCGTTATTCACTTTCGTCGTCCCTGTTGGCATTCTACTCTCAAGCGGCAATGCTGGCAGCCAATCGTTCGCTATTACTTTTCTGCTCTTCATTATTCTTACCCCCAGCTTATCAGTACCCTTGTTGAAATTAATGTTTGTGGGCAGCGGAATGAGAGAAGTGGTGGAGAACAACAAGCGGATCGAAGCGGTTTTCGCGGAATCTATCGTAATGGAGCCGGCTTCACCACAGATCCCAACTGCGTATGATATCACTTTCAAGAATGTCTCCTTCGCCTATGAACGCACAACCAGCAAGAATTTCAAACCGATCTTGAAGGATGTTCATTTTATGGCAAAAGCCGGCGAAATGACGGCCTTAGTTGGTCCTTCGGGCGGGGGCAAATCAACAATTGCCAGTCTATTGCTGCGCTTCTGGGACGTTCAGGAGGGAGAAATCGCAATAGGCGGCGTATCTCTTCGCGATATGGGTACGGAAATGTTGATGGATAAGGTTTCCTTTGTTTTCCAGGACGTGCATCTGTTCTATGATACGATCGAAGCGAATATTCGAATGGGCAATACGGATGCATCCGAAGAAGAAGTGATTGCGGCTGCCAAGACGGCCTGCTGTCATGAATTTATTACGAAGCTTGCTCAAGGTTACGCCACCAAGATCGGGGAAGGCGGCACCTACTTATCTGGTGGCGAGGCGCAGCGAATTGCTATTGCGCGGGCCTTGCTGAAGAATGCCCCCATTCTGGTGCTGGATGAAGCGACAGCCTATGCAGATGCAGAAAATGAAAAGAAGATCCAGCGTGCTCTGGTTGAACTTGTCAAAGGGAAAACGGTTATAATGATCGCGCACCGTTTGTCCACGATTCGTGCTGCCGAGCAGATACTGGTCGTGAAAAAAGGAGAAATCGTAGAGCGGGGAACACATGACGAACTACGGGCCTTGAGCGGATTATATGAACAGATGTGGCAAGCCCATATCAGCTCGGCTTCATGGAAGTTGGGCGTGAAAGAATCTACGCTGACGGATCGCAAGAAGGAGGGCTCAAGCCATGAATCGTTACTTTACTAA